The genomic region ACGCTGTCGATAGACGAGGTCACGGTCGAGGCGACGCGGCGGGCACGCGCCGTGGTGGAGGAGAAGAACCCCGGACTGGCCAGCGTCGACGAGGTCGCCAGCGCCGTCGGCATCGGCGCCCTGCGCTTCGCGATGCTCAAGACCGAGGCCAGGAAGACGATCGACTTCCGCTGGGACCAGGCCCTCTCGCTGCAGGGCGACTCGGCGCCGTACGTGCAGTACGCCCACGCCCGGGCCTGCAGCATCCTCCGCGCCGCCGAGTCGGCCGGCCTGACCCTGGCCGAGGCGGAGAGGTCGGCGGACTTCGGCGCCATGGGGCGGCTCGAGGTGCGCCTGGCGCAGGTCGTGGCGCGCTACCCGCGGGTCGTCGAGGCGGCCGCCGAGGAGCTGGCGCCTCATACGGTCGCGCAGTACGCTCTCGACCTGGCCACGGCCTGGAACGCCTACTACAACCACAAGGACGCTGCCGGACGGCCGGACACGCAGGTGCTGCGGGCCGAGCCGGGGCTGCGCGAGGCCAGGCTGCTGCTCGTCGACGCCGTGCGGCGCACGCTGGAGGCCACGCTGGGCCTGCTGGGGGTGCGGGCGCCGGAGGAGATGTGAGGCGGACCGGCCCCGCGATCGGGGGCACGGCTCGGGAGGACGGAGGCGTATGATGCCCGACATGGACAACGAGCCCCGGCCGCGCTTGGGCGACGGCCGCTTCCTGGTTCCCACCGTCCTGGGCGTCCTCGGGTTGCTGTTCGCTCTGTCGGCGCTGCCGTTCGAGCCGTCACCCTCGAAGCTGGTCCTCAACATCATCGCCCTGGTCATGCTCGCCGCCGCCGGCGCCGGCCTCGCCGTGGCGCTGGAGGGCGCGAGGCGCCGCAAGGCCCCCGAGCTGCCCGAGTAGCCGGGCGCGGCGTCCCGAGCGGCCTCGCGGCGCACGGGCGCCCGGCACGCGCCGCTAGGACGCGTCCGGCGGTCCGCTAGCCCCGCTCCATCTCGTCCAGCACAGCGTCGGCGGCGAGGGACGCGGCGCGCGCGTGCTCCCCGAACGCCGCGCGCGCCGTGGGCGCCTCGCGGGCCAGGACGTCGGCGCGGTAGGCCTCGTCGCTCACCAGGCGCGCGACCACGGCGCGCAGGTCGGCGGGGCTCGCGGCGGCGGCCATGCCGCCCGTCCACCACAGGTCCGCGCCGTCCTCGACGACCTGCACCGCCGGCACGCCCAGCGCGATCGCCTCGGGCAGCAGCGTCGAGAAGGTGCCCACGACCACGCTGGCCCCCCGTACGGCGTCGTAGGGGTCGGGCGACGCGTCGAGCATGTCGTCGGTGAGGAGGCCGTCCGCCCGCGCGCCTTCGTAAACCGAGCGCGGCTCGCGCGGGTGCGGCCTCACGCGGACCCTCACGCCAGGCAGCTCCCTCAGCGCCCCCAGCGCCGTGCTCAGGGCGCGTCGGGAGACCTCGGGGTCGCCGTTCGTGCCGGCCACAAGCACCACGGGGGCGTCGTCGACGGTGGCGGGGCCCACCCTCCCGGCGCCGGCCAGCCGCGGGTTCCCCACCACGACCGCCGCCGGCGGGTCGGGGAAGCGCGCCAGCTCCTCGCGCGAGGCCTCGCCCCACAGCATCACGAGGTCGGCGCCGTGGAAGTCGTGGGTCGGCCACTCGCCGCTGAAGAGCCCGTGCTGCAGCAGCACGACCCGCGGCCTCGGCCGGGCGCGCGTCGTCTCCACGCCGGCGCGCAGGCCGGGGTCGGTCATGAAGTGCAGGCCCAGCACGACGCGCGGACGCACGTCCTCCAGCGCGGCCCGCGACGTCGCCTCCTGCCAGGCGTAGTTGTGCAGCAGGAGCGCGAGGGCCGCCCTGCCCTCGGCGTCGAGGCCGTGCCGCGCGGCGAAGCGGCGGGCGTGGCCGGTCAGGACCGCCCAGCGCGCCCTGGCCGCGGCGTACGCGCGCGGTCCGGCGTAGGAGCCCAGGCGCAGCGCCGGGCCGGGCAGGCCCGGGTCCGCCGACTCGGTGGGCAGGAGCGTGCCCACGGCGACGCCGCGCCGCGTCAGCTCCGCGGCGACGGGGGCGAGCAGCCCGGCGTAGTCGGGCCGCGCGGGGAAGAAGGTCACGAGCACGTCGGCGCGACGGTCCTCAGGCAGCGGCGGGCGCGGCGCGGCGAAGAGGTACTCGAGGGTGAACGGCGCGAAGGCCCGCTGCCTGGCGCGCAGCGGTCCCACGGGCGAGTCGCCCCGCGTGAGGCGGTAGAGCTGCCAGGCCAGGTGAGCGAAGGCGGGCGGGTAGCCGGCGGCGAGCTCGTCGGCGAAGGCCGCGAAGCCGCGGGCGTCGGGCCCGTCCGCGCCGGCTGGGACCCGCGTCCCCAAGGCTCAGGCCGGCGCGGGGACCGGCAGCCGCGCGACGTGCTCGCGGCTCGCGGACGCGAAGCCGGCGGCCTGCTCGCGCAGCCGCGTCCGCAGCGCCGCGCCCGCGGCCACGTGCCGCTCGACGAGGTCCACCACCTGCCCCACCGAAGCGGCCAGGTCCATCGCGTCGAACGAGGGGCTCTCCAGCCCCACCATGTCGGCCAGGGCGGCGAGCTTGAACGAGTTGCTCGACAGCGGCACGAACGGCGTGCCGCCCCTGAGGCCGAAGATCGCGGGGTGCCAGCGTCCCCCGACGTAAGCCGCGGCGTTGCCGATGAGGTCGACGGCCTGCAGCACCGGCGTCGCCGTGGCGACCAGGGGCGCTGCCAGCTCGTCGGCCAGCGACCGGAACGCCGCCTCGTCCGGCCTGTCGGAGGCCGTGAGCACCACCTGGTGGCCGCGGTCCCTCAGCTCCCGCACCAGGCTCCTGAAGCCGGGCACGGGGTCGCCGGTGGGGTGGGCATCGGGCATGTGGGGGTCGCGCCTCCTGGCCCAGGCGAACTGGGCGCTGCCGCCCACGACCACGTAGGGCCTGCTCGGGTCGAACCGCGCCCTGTCTGGCCAGACGTCGTAATGGCCCGGCCTGCCGGCCAGGGTCGCCCACGCCTCCCTCGCGGCGGGCTCGTAGGCGAAGGCGGCGTCGGGGACCAGGCGACCGGCGACGAACCCCGCGCACTCGTGGAGCGAGCGCGCCTCGCGGAACGTCACGTCGTCGAGCTCCGGGTAGACGGCCTCGGCGAAGGCGCGCATGCCGGGGTGGGAGAGGTCGGCGGTGTGGTTGACAAGCCCCACCCACTTGCCCAGGTGCCGCTTGGCGAAGTGGGCCATGAGCAGCAGCGCGCGGCCCTTGCGCTGCAGGTCGTAGATCGCTCCCTCGCCGTTGATCAGCACGGCGTCCGCGGCGGCCAGGCGCTCGGCGGCGAACTCGAGTATCTCCCCGTGGGCCATCGCCAGGGCGGCGTCCCCCAGGCCGCGCGCGTCCAGGGGCACGACGTCGGGGATGCGCGGCGCGACCTTCTGGAAGGCGCGCCGCGCGACCTCGCGGACGATCGGCCGGCGCGGCAGCCAGGCGTCGAGCCGCGCGGCCGCCCGGCGCCAGCGGCGGCTGTCGCGCGGCGCGAACGAGAGGATCTCCTCGAGGTAGATCGTCGACACGACCTCGGCGCCGCGTTCCGCCAGCGCGTCCTTGAGCGCGCCCGTGGTGGCCCGGCAGCCCCAGTTCGGGTTGCGGGACGTGTCGTTGACGAAGCAGACGCGCAGCGGCGACTCGTCCTGGCCGGTCGCCGCGGGCGCCGCCGTGGAGCTACGCGTGACGACCATGGCCCCAGATGCTAAGGGCGCCGCCGCGCGCCGTGGCTTCAGGCGTCACGCTCCGGGCGCGTCGCCCTCCGCGTCGGCACCGCCCGCCTTGAGCCGCGCCGCCAGCACCTCCACGGGGTGCAGGGCCCGCTTCCCGGTGCCGTCGACGATCTGGTGGCGGCACGAGAAGCCGGGCGCGGCCGTGACGCCATCGTGCTCGCGCACGGCGGGGAAGAGCCGCTGCTCGCCGATGGCCATGGACACGTCGTGGTGGGCGTAGCCGAACGAGCCCGCCATGCCGCAGCAGCCGGCGTCGAGGGGCTCGACCTCGTCGGCCACCCAGCCCAGCACGGCCGTGGCGTAGCTCGTGCCCAGCACGGCCTTCTGCTGGCAGTGACCGTGGAACAGCAGGCGCCCCTCGGCGCGGGCGAAGGACCGCTCGGGCTTGAGGCGCCCCGACGTCCACTCCTTGGCCAGGAACTCCTCGACCATGCGCACGCTCGCGGCCACGGCTTCCGTCTCCGCGCCGGGCACGAGGTCGGGGTAGTCGTCGCGGAAGGCGGCCACGCACGACGGCTCGAGGCCCAGCACCGGCACGCCCTCGTCGGCGTAGCGCCTCAGCCTGGCCACGTTCTCCCGCGCCATGCTCTGCGCGCGGCGCACGAGGCCCTTCGAGAGCTGCGGGCGCCCACAGCAGCCGTAGGGCACGAGCTCCACGTCGTACCCGAGGGCCTCGAGGACCGTCACGGCCGCCTTGCCGGGACCCTGCTCGTTGTAGCGGGTCCAGGTGTCGACGAACAGCGCGACGCGGCGCCCGTTCGTCCCGGTGGCGGCGGCGCGTTCCGGGTCGTCCGCGCCGTTCTCATCGTCCGCGGCGTCCTCGTGAGCGCGCCGGTCGCCGACCA from Trueperaceae bacterium harbors:
- a CDS encoding polysaccharide pyruvyl transferase family protein, coding for MVVTRSSTAAPAATGQDESPLRVCFVNDTSRNPNWGCRATTGALKDALAERGAEVVSTIYLEEILSFAPRDSRRWRRAAARLDAWLPRRPIVREVARRAFQKVAPRIPDVVPLDARGLGDAALAMAHGEILEFAAERLAAADAVLINGEGAIYDLQRKGRALLLMAHFAKRHLGKWVGLVNHTADLSHPGMRAFAEAVYPELDDVTFREARSLHECAGFVAGRLVPDAAFAYEPAAREAWATLAGRPGHYDVWPDRARFDPSRPYVVVGGSAQFAWARRRDPHMPDAHPTGDPVPGFRSLVRELRDRGHQVVLTASDRPDEAAFRSLADELAAPLVATATPVLQAVDLIGNAAAYVGGRWHPAIFGLRGGTPFVPLSSNSFKLAALADMVGLESPSFDAMDLAASVGQVVDLVERHVAAGAALRTRLREQAAGFASASREHVARLPVPAPA